In Labrus bergylta chromosome 6, fLabBer1.1, whole genome shotgun sequence, the following proteins share a genomic window:
- the LOC109986580 gene encoding regulator of G-protein signaling 21-like, with protein MVVFYRQSKTLNTVTAPQRTGDVKMPKHLFSRIRFNEFKDLMQNVKRPRRIDIVLNRKRYKKDVQCLVVQRNYHDTSPSNVSWRTEHQLHSTLEKMLQDKKYLAAFRAFLQSEFSEENIEFWLACEDFRSTTSLDDLRWKAEKIYKEFIEPTACREINVDFHIKEKIKKSLEEPSLSCFDEAQRHVYLLMERDSWPRFLHSDAYLSLKHKSRTLWYI; from the exons ATGGTGGTTTTTTACAGACAAAGCAAAACACTAAACACTGTCACAGCTCCTCAGAGGACCGGGGATGTTAAAATgccaaaacatttgttttcaaggATTCGGTTTAATGAATTTAAAGACCTAATGCAGAATGTGAAGCGGCCCAGAAG AATTGATATTGTTCTGAATCGAAAGAGGTATAAGAAAGACGTCCAGTGCCTTGTGGTGCAAAGAAATTATCATGACACATCTCCTTCAAATGTGAG ttGGCGGACTGAACATCAACTCCATTCAACTCTGGAAAAAATGCTTCAGGATAAAA AATATTTAGCAGCTTTTCGTGCGTTCCTGCAGTCGGAGTTCAGTGAAGAAAACATTGAGTTCTGGCTCGCATGTGAAGACTTCAGGTCAACCACCTCATTGGACGACCTTCGCTGGAAAGCCGAGAAGATCTACAAGGAGTTCATTGAGCCAACAGCCTGCAGAGAG ATCAATGTTGACTTTCACATAAAAGAGAAGATCAAGAAGTCTTTGGAGGAGCCGAGCCTTTCATGCTTCGATGAGGCCCAAAGACATGTTTATCTGCTGATGGAAAGAGACTCCTGGCCCAGATTCCTGCACTCAGATGCCTACCTAAGTCTCAAGCACAAATCCAGAACTCTTTGGTACATTTAG